CGAGGTCTTCGATCGACGCCGGCACCGTGGGCACGAGGTCGGTGTTGCGGAACAGGGCGACGTTGTCGATCGCGTAGGGAACGCCGTAGACCTGGTTGTTGTAGGTCATCGCGTTCACCGCAACGCCCTGGTAATTGGCGAGCTGGTCGGCCGACAGGTTGAGCGGGTCGATCGCGTCGTTCTGCACGAGGTTGCCGATCGCATCGCTGGCGGTCACCAGGATGTCCGGGCCCTTGCCCGAGTTCGTGGCGGTGACGTAGGTGGCGCGCAGCTCCCCGCTGATGGCCTGCACCTCCACCGAGATGCCGTTCTCCTCGCCGAAGGTGGCGGCGAAGGGCTTGAGCATGGTCGCCTGTTCCTGGGAGGTCCAGATGACCAGGTCCGCGTTGGCGCGGACGGGCGCTTCCGTGGCCGACGCGCTGCTCGCCGCGGGGGTGCCCGGGCTGCTGCTGCATCCGGTGGCGAGAAGGCCGACGGCCGCGATCACGGCAAAGCCGGACACGAGGTGGGTTCGATGACGCATGAAGACTCCTTTATCTTCGAGGACACCCCGCCAGGGAATGACGGGGCTGTCGGGGGTGCAGTGCAAGGCCGGCGCCCCGGAGAGATTTCCCGCCCCAAGGTTTAGCGCTATACCTCGAGAAGCTAGCAGCCGGGATTCTTCGTGTCAAATACCTCCTGAGCGACGGATGCACCGGCCGCCGACTGCCTAAACTGAGGTGCGCCTGCAGCACGGCGCACGGAGGACTCGGAGGTGAGTGCGGTGGCGGTGACGCTCAAGGACATCGCCAACGAGGCCGGCACCACCCTGATGACCGTCTCCAACGTGATCAACGGCCGCTACGACAAGGTCTCGCAGGCGACGGTGGACAGGGTGCGGGCGATCGCCGAAAAGCTCGACTACGTGCCAAGCGCCACGGCGCGCAGCCTGGCTGCCCGGTCGTCACGGCTGGTCGGCGTGCTCCTGCCCGACTCCGCGGGCCACGACGTGCTCGTCAGCCCCCACAACGTGGCGGTCATCGGGGTGATCGAGGGCATGCTGCGGGAGAACGGGTACTACCTGCTCCTGCGCAGCATCCCGCCGTCCGATCCCGCTTCGGTCACCGCGGCCCTACGCTCCTGGAATCTCGACGGCGCCGTCTTCATCGGCTTCCTTGACAGCCAGATCCGCACCATGCGTCCCACGCTGGACACCTCCATGGTGGTGCTGGACAGCTACGAGAAGAACTCCGACGTGATGAACGTGCGGCTCAACGACCGCAAGGGCGGCTACATCGCCACCCGGCACCTGCTCGACAAGGGGCACACCCGGATCGCCTTCGTGGGGCCCAAGATCACCGAACGCGGCGTGGTCAAGGAGCGGTTCAGCGGCTACCGCAAGGCGCTGCGTGAGGCCGGTATCCC
This is a stretch of genomic DNA from Cryobacterium soli. It encodes these proteins:
- a CDS encoding LacI family DNA-binding transcriptional regulator, which gives rise to MSAVAVTLKDIANEAGTTLMTVSNVINGRYDKVSQATVDRVRAIAEKLDYVPSATARSLAARSSRLVGVLLPDSAGHDVLVSPHNVAVIGVIEGMLRENGYYLLLRSIPPSDPASVTAALRSWNLDGAVFIGFLDSQIRTMRPTLDTSMVVLDSYEKNSDVMNVRLNDRKGGYIATRHLLDKGHTRIAFVGPKITERGVVKERFSGYRKALREAGIPVDESLIVATDVAHASGVEAGRFLSTEHPDVTAVFATADLLAAGIMEGVRAAGRDVPADLSVVGFDNLDLATYVSPQLTTVTQDLTAKATRAVELLLMSMRSESIPAAETVMDVQLVERGSVRDLTA